A genome region from Halorubellus sp. JP-L1 includes the following:
- the rnz gene encoding ribonuclease Z, translating into MSLRVTFLGTSGAIPTTERNPAALFVSREGDDLLFDCGEGTQRQMMRYGTGFGVDHLFVTHVHGDHVLGIPGLTQTMDFNERDRPLAVHVPAGERRTAKRLLSATGDDPGFPVRVNEVRAGDVALDGDEYEVRAFDVNHRTNAVGYAVVEDDRKGRFDREKAEHELGIEPGPKYAQLHRGEPVELDDGTVVDPEEVVGEPRPGRKVVYTGDTTPVGSTVDVAADADLLVHDATFTSEREDRAEATAHSTAAQAGSIARQANAKRLALVHISSRYAGDVSGHEAEAAEAFEGHSWVPSDGETFDVPFPDSDG; encoded by the coding sequence ATGTCGTTACGCGTGACGTTCCTCGGGACGAGTGGCGCCATCCCGACCACGGAGCGGAATCCGGCCGCGCTGTTCGTGTCCCGCGAGGGCGACGACCTCCTGTTCGACTGCGGCGAGGGCACGCAGCGCCAGATGATGCGGTACGGGACGGGGTTCGGCGTCGACCACCTGTTCGTCACGCACGTCCACGGCGATCACGTCCTCGGGATTCCGGGGCTGACGCAGACGATGGACTTCAACGAGCGCGACCGGCCGCTCGCCGTGCACGTCCCCGCCGGCGAGCGCCGGACGGCCAAGCGCCTCCTGTCGGCGACCGGCGACGACCCGGGGTTCCCGGTTCGCGTGAACGAGGTTCGCGCGGGCGACGTCGCGCTCGACGGCGACGAGTACGAGGTCCGGGCGTTCGACGTGAACCACCGCACGAACGCGGTCGGCTATGCCGTCGTCGAGGACGACCGGAAGGGCCGGTTCGACCGCGAGAAGGCCGAGCACGAACTCGGGATCGAACCGGGCCCGAAGTACGCCCAACTACACCGCGGCGAGCCCGTGGAACTCGACGACGGCACCGTCGTCGACCCCGAGGAGGTCGTCGGCGAGCCCCGCCCCGGCCGCAAGGTCGTGTACACGGGCGACACGACGCCGGTCGGGAGCACGGTCGACGTCGCCGCGGACGCGGACCTGCTCGTGCACGACGCGACGTTCACGAGCGAGCGCGAGGATCGAGCGGAGGCGACCGCGCACTCCACGGCCGCGCAAGCCGGGAGCATCGCCCGCCAGGCGAACGCGAAGCGCCTCGCGCTCGTCCACATCTCCTCGCGGTACGCCGGCGACGTCTCCGGCCACGAGGCCGAGGCCGCCGAGGCGTTCGAGGGCCACTCGTGGGTGCCGAGCGACGGCGAGACGTTCGACGTACCGTTCCCCGACAGCGACGGCTGA